The proteins below come from a single Mus musculus strain C57BL/6J chromosome 5, GRCm38.p6 C57BL/6J genomic window:
- the Ankrd61 gene encoding ankyrin repeat domain-containing protein 61 isoform 2 (isoform 2 is encoded by transcript variant 2), with protein MDGWNTACVAGRRVPSSSQNTPTATMSCKQTQPIFPIHLAAEYRKPQSLLCLLQHGADPEVRDAQGFTTLHLMLLNWPASSTTWSKPSTQIQKILMDIQNNAVLCLCILCDHGAQVNARVDNSNKHSALHLAIIHGTYPVLSFLAQNGAQVNATNESSMTPLHMAADILNKNMIETLIAFGANVNCAISSTGNTALKLAVCTASSKVGRLLAAGVGCIRLLLNNGAQVNAQDHEGQTALHEACFGGREAIISLLLEFEANVNILTRNGESPIYMYLQRSSNIRDRSLLARLLYRTYPLRLSNKQGILPAGIMLPEYQLLRETLVKLSKKPLTLEAICKRSIRNVYGEKYKFHLEKLLPAKLWNSIYGIYDLTYLLKGEP; from the exons atggatggatggaacacAGCTTGTGTGGCTGGAAGAAGGGTACCCTCCTCCTCTCAGAACACACCCACAGCGACGATGTCATGTAAG CAGACACAGCCTATCTTTCCCATCCATCTGGCCGCCGAGTACCGCAAGCCACAAAGTTTGCTTTGCTTGTTACAACACGGTGCTGACCCAGAAGTAAG GGACGCCCAAGGCTTCACTACCCTTCACCTGATGCTGCTTAACTGGCCAGCCTCTTCTACCACTTGGTCCAAACCCAGCACTCAGATCCAAAAGATCCTGATGGACATTCAGAACAACGCTGTCTTGTGTCTGTGCATTTTGTGTGACCACGGAGCTCAAGTTAATGCCCGGGTAGACAACAGCAACAAGCATTCAGCCCTCCACCTGGCCATAATACACGGGACCTACCCAGTTCTCTCCTTTTTGGCTCAAAATGGTGCCCAGGTCAATGCTACTAATGAATCCAGCATGACGCCCCTCCACATGGCTGCAGACATACTGAACAAAAACATGATAGAGACACTCATTGCCTTTGGGGCCAATGTGAACTGTGCCATCTCATCTACCGGAAACACAGCTCTGAAGCTGGCCGTGTGTACTGCATCGAGCAAAGTCGGCCGACTGCTGGCAGCGGGGGTGGGCTGCATCCGTCTGCTGCTAAATAACGGAGCCCAGGTCAATGCCCAGGACCATGAAGGCCAGACAGCTCTGCACGAGGCATGCTTTGGAGGCAGAGAAGCGATCATCAGTCTCTTGCTGGAATTTGAGGCAAACGTTAACATTTTAACAAGAAATGGGGAGTCTCCCATTTACATGTACCTTCAGCGCAGTTCCAACATCAGAGACAGATCGCTTCTGGCCAGACTACTTTACCGCACTTATCCTTTAAGACTGAGCAATAAACAGGGGATTCTACCAGCAGGAATCATGCTGCCAGAATACCAGCTCCTAAGGGAAACCCTagtaaagttatcaaaaaaaccTTTAACCCTCGAGGCCATCTGTAAGAGAAGCATCAGGAATGTTTATGGGGAGAAGTACAAATTCCACCTCGAGAAGCTCCTCCCGGCAAAGCTCTGGAACTCCATATATGGCATCTATGACCTCACCTACCTGCTCAAAGGAGAGCCATGA
- the Ankrd61 gene encoding ankyrin repeat domain-containing protein 61 isoform X1, whose translation MLLNWPASSTTWSKPSTQIQKILMDIQNNAVLCLCILCDHGAQVNARVDNSNKHSALHLAIIHGTYPVLSFLAQNGAQVNATNESSMTPLHMAADILNKNMIETLIAFGANVNCAISSTGNTALKLAVCTASSKVGRLLAAGVGCIRLLLNNGAQVNAQDHEGQTALHEACFGGREAIISLLLEFEANVNILTRNGESPIYMYLQRSSNIRDRSLLARLLYRTYPLRLSNKQGILPAGIMLPEYQLLRETLVKLSKKPLTLEAICKRSIRNVYGEKYKFHLEKLLPAKLWNSIYGIYDLTYLLKGEP comes from the coding sequence ATGCTGCTTAACTGGCCAGCCTCTTCTACCACTTGGTCCAAACCCAGCACTCAGATCCAAAAGATCCTGATGGACATTCAGAACAACGCTGTCTTGTGTCTGTGCATTTTGTGTGACCACGGAGCTCAAGTTAATGCCCGGGTAGACAACAGCAACAAGCATTCAGCCCTCCACCTGGCCATAATACACGGGACCTACCCAGTTCTCTCCTTTTTGGCTCAAAATGGTGCCCAGGTCAATGCTACTAATGAATCCAGCATGACGCCCCTCCACATGGCTGCAGACATACTGAACAAAAACATGATAGAGACACTCATTGCCTTTGGGGCCAATGTGAACTGTGCCATCTCATCTACCGGAAACACAGCTCTGAAGCTGGCCGTGTGTACTGCATCGAGCAAAGTCGGCCGACTGCTGGCAGCGGGGGTGGGCTGCATCCGTCTGCTGCTAAATAACGGAGCCCAGGTCAATGCCCAGGACCATGAAGGCCAGACAGCTCTGCACGAGGCATGCTTTGGAGGCAGAGAAGCGATCATCAGTCTCTTGCTGGAATTTGAGGCAAACGTTAACATTTTAACAAGAAATGGGGAGTCTCCCATTTACATGTACCTTCAGCGCAGTTCCAACATCAGAGACAGATCGCTTCTGGCCAGACTACTTTACCGCACTTATCCTTTAAGACTGAGCAATAAACAGGGGATTCTACCAGCAGGAATCATGCTGCCAGAATACCAGCTCCTAAGGGAAACCCTagtaaagttatcaaaaaaaccTTTAACCCTCGAGGCCATCTGTAAGAGAAGCATCAGGAATGTTTATGGGGAGAAGTACAAATTCCACCTCGAGAAGCTCCTCCCGGCAAAGCTCTGGAACTCCATATATGGCATCTATGACCTCACCTACCTGCTCAAAGGAGAGCCATGA
- the Eif2ak1 gene encoding eukaryotic translation initiation factor 2-alpha kinase 1 isoform X1 has product MLGGSSVDGERDTDDDAAGAVAAPPAIDFPAEVSDPKYDESDVPAELQVLKEPLQQPTFPFLVANQLLLVSLLEHLSHVHEPNPLHSKQVFKLLCQTFIKMGLLSSFTCSDEFSSLRLHHNRAITHLMRSAKERVRQDPCQDNSYMQKIRSREIAFEAQTSRYLNEFEELAILGKGGYGRVYKVRNKLDGQHYAIKKILIKSATKTDCMKVLREVKVLAGLQHPNIVGYHTAWIEHVHVVQPQDRVPIQLPSLEVLSEQEGDRDQGGVKDNESSSSIVFAELTPEKEKPFGESEVKNENNNLVSYTANLVVRNSSESESSIELQEDGLTDLSVRPVVRHQLPLGHSSELEGNFTSTDESSEGNLNLLGQTEVRYHLMLHIQMQLCELSLWDWITERNKRSREYVDEAACPYVMASVATKIFQELVEGVFYIHNMGIVHRDLKPRNIFLHGPDQQVKIGDFGLACADIIQNADWTNRNGKGTRTHTSRVGTCLYASPEQLEGSQYDAKVNLTLQMKIIEQEKEIEELKKQLSLLSQDRGLKR; this is encoded by the exons AGTCCGATGTCCCCGCAGAGCTCCAAGTGTTAAAAGAGCCCCTACAGCAGCCCACGTTCCCTTTCCTGGTGGCAAACCAGCTGCTGCTCGTCTCCTTACTGGAACACTTGAGCCATGTGCACGAGCCAAACCCGCTCCACTCCAAACAGGTGTTTAAAT TACTGTGCCAGACTTTTATCAAGATGGGGCTGCTCTCTTCCTTTACCTGCAGTGATGAGTTTAGCTCTCTGAGACTCCACCACAACAGAGCCATCACTCATTTAATGAGGTCTGCCAAAGAGAGAGTCCGTCAG GATCCTTGTCAAGATAATTCTTACATGCAGAAAATCAG ATCCAGAGAGATAGCCTTCGAAGCACAAACGTCACGCTACTTAAATGAATTTGAAGAGCTTGCCATCTTAGGGAAAGGAGGATATGGAAGAGTTTACaag gtccGGAACAAATTAGATGGTCAGCATTATGCAATTAAGAAAATCCTGATTAAGAGCGCAACTAAAACAGATTGTATGAAG GTGCTACGGGAAGTGAAGGTTCTGGCAGGTCTCCAGCATCCCAATATTGTTGGCTACCACACTGCGTGGATAGAACATGTTCATGTGGTTCAGCCACAAG ACAGAGTTCCGATTCAACTGCCCTCTCTCGAAGTGCTGTCGGAGCAGGAAGGGGACAG AGACCAAGGTGGTGTTAAAGATAATGAAAGCAGTTCGTCCATTGTCTTTGCTGAACTCaccccagaaaaagaaaaaccttttggggAGTCTGAGGTTAAAAATGAGAATAACAACCTGGTGAGCTACACGGCCAACTTAGTGGTCAGGAACAGCAGTGAAAGTGAATCGTCCATTGAGCTCCAAGAAGACGGCTTGACTGATTTGTCCGTCAGACCAGTTGTCAGGCATCAGCTGCCGCTGGGGCATAGCTCGGAATTGGAAGGGAATTTTACATCCACGGATGAGTCTTCTGAAGGCAACTTGAACCTGCTGGGGCAGACGGAG GTTCGGTACCACCTGATGTTGCACATCCAGATGCAGCTGTGTGAGCTCTCCCTGTGGGACTGGATAACTGAGAGGAACAAGCGGAGCCGGGAGTATGTGGACGAAGCTGCTT gtcCCTATGTTATGGCCAGTGTTGCAACAAAAATTTTTCAAGAATTGGTGGAAGGTGTCTTTTACATACATAACATGGGCATTGTCCACAGAGATCTGAAG cctagaaatatttttcttcatggcCCTGATCAGCAAGTAAAAATAGGAGACTTTGGTCTGGCCTGTGCAGACATCATCCAGAATGCAGACTGGACCAACAGAAATGGGAAag GAACACGGACACACACATCCAGAGTGGGGACTTGTCTCTACGCATCACCGGAACAGCTGGAGGGATCCCAGTACGATGCCAAG gTTAATCTCACATTGCAGATGAAGATAATAGAACaagagaaggaaattgaagaactAAAGAAGCAACTAAGCCTCCTTTCTCAGGacagagggctgaagagatga
- the Eif2ak1 gene encoding eukaryotic translation initiation factor 2-alpha kinase 1: MLGGSSVDGERDTDDDAAGAVAAPPAIDFPAEVSDPKYDESDVPAELQVLKEPLQQPTFPFLVANQLLLVSLLEHLSHVHEPNPLHSKQVFKLLCQTFIKMGLLSSFTCSDEFSSLRLHHNRAITHLMRSAKERVRQDPCQDNSYMQKIRSREIAFEAQTSRYLNEFEELAILGKGGYGRVYKVRNKLDGQHYAIKKILIKSATKTDCMKVLREVKVLAGLQHPNIVGYHTAWIEHVHVVQPQDRVPIQLPSLEVLSEQEGDRDQGGVKDNESSSSIVFAELTPEKEKPFGESEVKNENNNLVSYTANLVVRNSSESESSIELQEDGLTDLSVRPVVRHQLPLGHSSELEGNFTSTDESSEGNLNLLGQTEVRYHLMLHIQMQLCELSLWDWITERNKRSREYVDEAACPYVMASVATKIFQELVEGVFYIHNMGIVHRDLKPRNIFLHGPDQQVKIGDFGLACADIIQNADWTNRNGKGTRTHTSRVGTCLYASPEQLEGSQYDAKSDMYSLGVILLELFQPFGTEMERATVLTGVRTGRIPESLSKRCPVQAKYIQLLTGRNVSQRPSALQLLQSELFQTTGNVNLTLQMKIIEQEKEIEELKKQLSLLSQDRGLKR, from the exons AGTCCGATGTCCCCGCAGAGCTCCAAGTGTTAAAAGAGCCCCTACAGCAGCCCACGTTCCCTTTCCTGGTGGCAAACCAGCTGCTGCTCGTCTCCTTACTGGAACACTTGAGCCATGTGCACGAGCCAAACCCGCTCCACTCCAAACAGGTGTTTAAAT TACTGTGCCAGACTTTTATCAAGATGGGGCTGCTCTCTTCCTTTACCTGCAGTGATGAGTTTAGCTCTCTGAGACTCCACCACAACAGAGCCATCACTCATTTAATGAGGTCTGCCAAAGAGAGAGTCCGTCAG GATCCTTGTCAAGATAATTCTTACATGCAGAAAATCAG ATCCAGAGAGATAGCCTTCGAAGCACAAACGTCACGCTACTTAAATGAATTTGAAGAGCTTGCCATCTTAGGGAAAGGAGGATATGGAAGAGTTTACaag gtccGGAACAAATTAGATGGTCAGCATTATGCAATTAAGAAAATCCTGATTAAGAGCGCAACTAAAACAGATTGTATGAAG GTGCTACGGGAAGTGAAGGTTCTGGCAGGTCTCCAGCATCCCAATATTGTTGGCTACCACACTGCGTGGATAGAACATGTTCATGTGGTTCAGCCACAAG ACAGAGTTCCGATTCAACTGCCCTCTCTCGAAGTGCTGTCGGAGCAGGAAGGGGACAG AGACCAAGGTGGTGTTAAAGATAATGAAAGCAGTTCGTCCATTGTCTTTGCTGAACTCaccccagaaaaagaaaaaccttttggggAGTCTGAGGTTAAAAATGAGAATAACAACCTGGTGAGCTACACGGCCAACTTAGTGGTCAGGAACAGCAGTGAAAGTGAATCGTCCATTGAGCTCCAAGAAGACGGCTTGACTGATTTGTCCGTCAGACCAGTTGTCAGGCATCAGCTGCCGCTGGGGCATAGCTCGGAATTGGAAGGGAATTTTACATCCACGGATGAGTCTTCTGAAGGCAACTTGAACCTGCTGGGGCAGACGGAG GTTCGGTACCACCTGATGTTGCACATCCAGATGCAGCTGTGTGAGCTCTCCCTGTGGGACTGGATAACTGAGAGGAACAAGCGGAGCCGGGAGTATGTGGACGAAGCTGCTT gtcCCTATGTTATGGCCAGTGTTGCAACAAAAATTTTTCAAGAATTGGTGGAAGGTGTCTTTTACATACATAACATGGGCATTGTCCACAGAGATCTGAAG cctagaaatatttttcttcatggcCCTGATCAGCAAGTAAAAATAGGAGACTTTGGTCTGGCCTGTGCAGACATCATCCAGAATGCAGACTGGACCAACAGAAATGGGAAag GAACACGGACACACACATCCAGAGTGGGGACTTGTCTCTACGCATCACCGGAACAGCTGGAGGGATCCCAGTACGATGCCAAG TCAGATATGTATAGCTTGGGTGTGATCCTGCTCGAGCTCTTTCAGCCATTcgggacagaaatggagagggCAACAGTCTTAACAGGCGTAAGGACTGGTCGGATACCCGAATCCCTCAGTAAAAGGTGTCCGGTGCAAGCCAAGTATATCCAGCTCCTAACCGGGAGGAATGTGTCACAGAGACCATCTGCCCTTCAGCTGCTGCAGAGTGAGCTTTTTCAAACAACTGGAAAT gTTAATCTCACATTGCAGATGAAGATAATAGAACaagagaaggaaattgaagaactAAAGAAGCAACTAAGCCTCCTTTCTCAGGacagagggctgaagagatga
- the Ankrd61 gene encoding ankyrin repeat domain-containing protein 61 isoform 1 (isoform 1 is encoded by transcript variant 1) yields the protein MGNITKRGSRDLVADGATLVEESLATTLHSKLYEAIIKEDCNTIKTLLRNHPVNQPLTILANSTRYRLLSQQTQPIFPIHLAAEYRKPQSLLCLLQHGADPEVRDAQGFTTLHLMLLNWPASSTTWSKPSTQIQKILMDIQNNAVLCLCILCDHGAQVNARVDNSNKHSALHLAIIHGTYPVLSFLAQNGAQVNATNESSMTPLHMAADILNKNMIETLIAFGANVNCAISSTGNTALKLAVCTASSKVGRLLAAGVGCIRLLLNNGAQVNAQDHEGQTALHEACFGGREAIISLLLEFEANVNILTRNGESPIYMYLQRSSNIRDRSLLARLLYRTYPLRLSNKQGILPAGIMLPEYQLLRETLVKLSKKPLTLEAICKRSIRNVYGEKYKFHLEKLLPAKLWNSIYGIYDLTYLLKGEP from the exons ATGGGAAACATAAccaagagaggaagcagagacctGGTGGCTGACGGTGCCACGTTGGTGGAGGAGAGCCTGGCCACGACCCTGCACTCTAAACTGTATGAGGCCATCATCAAGGAAGACTGTAACACCATCAAGACACTTCTCAGAAACCACCCTGTCAACCAGCCCCTGACCATCCTGGCCAACTCCACCCGTTACAGACTACTGAGCCAG CAGACACAGCCTATCTTTCCCATCCATCTGGCCGCCGAGTACCGCAAGCCACAAAGTTTGCTTTGCTTGTTACAACACGGTGCTGACCCAGAAGTAAG GGACGCCCAAGGCTTCACTACCCTTCACCTGATGCTGCTTAACTGGCCAGCCTCTTCTACCACTTGGTCCAAACCCAGCACTCAGATCCAAAAGATCCTGATGGACATTCAGAACAACGCTGTCTTGTGTCTGTGCATTTTGTGTGACCACGGAGCTCAAGTTAATGCCCGGGTAGACAACAGCAACAAGCATTCAGCCCTCCACCTGGCCATAATACACGGGACCTACCCAGTTCTCTCCTTTTTGGCTCAAAATGGTGCCCAGGTCAATGCTACTAATGAATCCAGCATGACGCCCCTCCACATGGCTGCAGACATACTGAACAAAAACATGATAGAGACACTCATTGCCTTTGGGGCCAATGTGAACTGTGCCATCTCATCTACCGGAAACACAGCTCTGAAGCTGGCCGTGTGTACTGCATCGAGCAAAGTCGGCCGACTGCTGGCAGCGGGGGTGGGCTGCATCCGTCTGCTGCTAAATAACGGAGCCCAGGTCAATGCCCAGGACCATGAAGGCCAGACAGCTCTGCACGAGGCATGCTTTGGAGGCAGAGAAGCGATCATCAGTCTCTTGCTGGAATTTGAGGCAAACGTTAACATTTTAACAAGAAATGGGGAGTCTCCCATTTACATGTACCTTCAGCGCAGTTCCAACATCAGAGACAGATCGCTTCTGGCCAGACTACTTTACCGCACTTATCCTTTAAGACTGAGCAATAAACAGGGGATTCTACCAGCAGGAATCATGCTGCCAGAATACCAGCTCCTAAGGGAAACCCTagtaaagttatcaaaaaaaccTTTAACCCTCGAGGCCATCTGTAAGAGAAGCATCAGGAATGTTTATGGGGAGAAGTACAAATTCCACCTCGAGAAGCTCCTCCCGGCAAAGCTCTGGAACTCCATATATGGCATCTATGACCTCACCTACCTGCTCAAAGGAGAGCCATGA